In a single window of the Olivibacter sp. SDN3 genome:
- a CDS encoding response regulator, protein MQEKINILYVDDEENNLISFKATFRKKYNVKTAISGEEAMVLLSNHPFEVIITDQRMPKMTGVEFLEHIIPTYPDPTRILLTGYTDMAAVVEAINKGKIFHYLNKPWSEEELDNTIQKAYQAFMEKKKIKEANDQLSLTNEQLEFLLRQRLLS, encoded by the coding sequence ATGCAAGAAAAGATCAATATTCTCTATGTTGACGACGAAGAGAACAATCTTATTTCCTTCAAAGCTACTTTCAGAAAGAAATATAACGTAAAAACTGCCATTAGTGGTGAAGAAGCTATGGTATTGTTAAGTAACCACCCATTTGAAGTCATCATAACCGACCAACGCATGCCCAAAATGACAGGGGTCGAGTTTCTTGAGCATATTATTCCCACATACCCGGATCCAACACGAATTCTACTAACCGGTTATACAGACATGGCTGCAGTAGTAGAAGCCATCAATAAAGGAAAAATTTTTCATTACCTTAATAAACCCTGGAGTGAAGAAGAGTTAGACAATACTATTCAAAAAGCCTACCAAGCCTTTATGGAGAAAAAAAAGATTAAAGAAGCGAACGATCAACTTTCTCTAACAAATGAGCAATTAGAGTTCTTGCTTAGACAACGACTGCTTTCCTAG
- a CDS encoding response regulator transcription factor gives MSPPQIAIVDDNEFHRALLREVLESHGFNVALEAENGEKFIDALANLDQQPMLCIVDIVMPGLGGYETIKCIKEKWPEVRVMGYTGMVEPDTFQQVISCGADFLILKGDHPKNMIRTIKGLVQDWAKQ, from the coding sequence ATGTCTCCACCTCAAATTGCAATTGTAGATGATAATGAGTTCCATAGAGCCTTACTTCGGGAGGTCTTGGAGTCTCATGGTTTTAATGTGGCTCTTGAAGCAGAAAATGGCGAGAAATTTATCGACGCGTTAGCCAATCTAGATCAACAACCCATGTTATGTATAGTTGATATTGTTATGCCTGGTTTGGGGGGGTATGAAACTATTAAGTGTATCAAGGAAAAGTGGCCAGAGGTTAGAGTAATGGGGTACACTGGAATGGTGGAGCCTGACACTTTTCAACAAGTTATTAGTTGTGGAGCCGATTTTCTTATATTAAAGGGAGACCATCCGAAGAATATGATACGAACTATAAAGGGCTTGGTACAAGATTGGGCAAAACAGTGA
- a CDS encoding HTH domain-containing protein yields MMKLFMYIDRVNRLHQLIKRKRTGTPEELAERLNLSVSRIYQIIEELKLMEVPIAYSRTFRSYYYTSAYEILIDVQLRPLNNQEYHNTNGGCYAKITVLPNLVPSPL; encoded by the coding sequence ATGATGAAATTATTTATGTACATTGATAGGGTAAACCGTTTACATCAACTCATTAAACGTAAACGTACGGGCACACCTGAAGAACTTGCAGAAAGGTTAAATTTATCCGTATCAAGAATCTATCAAATCATTGAAGAGTTGAAATTAATGGAAGTTCCCATTGCTTATTCCAGAACTTTCAGAAGCTATTATTATACTAGTGCATATGAGATCCTGATAGATGTTCAATTAAGACCTTTAAACAATCAGGAATACCATAATACAAATGGTGGGTGTTACGCAAAAATCACTGTTTTGCCCAATCTTGTACCAAGCCCTTTATAG
- a CDS encoding peptidase domain-containing ABC transporter produces the protein MSGIRIKQHDITDCGAACLVSIAAHHKLLMPIARIRQHAGTDTKGTNVMGLIAAANKIGFSAKGVKGTYDSLYKIPLPSIAHIIYNNGLHHYVVIYQINKKNVKIMDPADGKIHKIPHTEFEKLWTGVLVLMAPNEQFKSGKKRVSIASRFLFLLKPHRSVFLQVLFGSIIYTILGLSTSIFVQKIIDQILPNGNHNLLNLMGVIMIVILGLQFFINHAKTRFTLRSGQQIDARLILGYYKHLLRLPQQFFDTMRVGEIISRVNDAVKIRTFINDVLVNFAVNIFIVIFSFGLMFTYYWKLAVIILLVIPIYAIIYYISDHLNKKTQRSLMERSADLEAQLVESINAVGTVKRFGLEDFANMKTENRFIKLLQTVYTSSINALWIGNSSSFFSSLFTIILLWAGSNFVLNGHITPGELLSFYALIGYFTGPVSSLITMNRNIQDAVIAADRLFEIMDLEREETENKASLSPTLMGDIIFKDVTFRYGTRAPIFSHLDLCIPQGRTTAIVGESGSGKTTLLSLLQKIYPIQAGNIFIGRLDIKHINPSSLRQFISVVPQQIDLFAGNVIDNIAVGDLSPDINRILEICSSLGLLSFVEKLPAGFDTYLGENGASLSGGQRQRLAIARALYRKPEILILDEATSSLDTASERYIQQAISDMRQQGKTVILIAHRLSTVVGADKIIVMQGGKVVEEGTHEELVQKQAVYYNMWKPQTIVLPETTLI, from the coding sequence ATGTCTGGTATAAGAATAAAACAGCACGACATTACTGATTGCGGCGCCGCCTGTTTAGTTTCAATCGCTGCTCATCATAAACTTCTGATGCCTATCGCTCGCATCCGTCAGCATGCAGGTACAGACACCAAAGGAACAAATGTTATGGGGCTAATTGCTGCCGCAAATAAAATAGGCTTCTCAGCGAAGGGGGTAAAAGGGACATATGATAGTCTTTATAAAATACCGCTGCCCAGCATCGCACATATTATCTATAACAATGGGTTACATCACTATGTGGTTATCTATCAAATCAATAAAAAAAACGTTAAAATCATGGATCCGGCCGACGGTAAAATCCATAAAATACCACACACCGAATTCGAGAAATTATGGACCGGAGTATTGGTGTTGATGGCCCCAAATGAGCAATTCAAATCAGGCAAAAAACGTGTTTCCATTGCCAGTAGATTTCTTTTTCTTCTCAAACCACATCGTTCAGTATTCCTGCAAGTACTCTTCGGTTCCATTATATATACCATTCTTGGTCTTTCCACATCCATTTTTGTACAGAAAATAATTGATCAGATACTGCCAAATGGTAATCATAACCTCCTCAATCTCATGGGAGTCATTATGATCGTAATATTAGGTCTTCAATTTTTCATCAATCACGCAAAAACACGCTTCACGCTTCGAAGTGGTCAACAGATTGACGCGCGCCTCATCTTGGGTTATTACAAACACTTACTCCGACTTCCGCAACAATTTTTTGACACGATGCGTGTAGGGGAGATCATTTCCCGTGTTAATGACGCGGTAAAGATTAGAACATTCATTAATGACGTGCTGGTAAACTTTGCCGTTAACATCTTTATCGTCATCTTTTCCTTCGGCCTAATGTTCACCTACTATTGGAAACTTGCCGTGATCATCCTGCTGGTTATACCCATATACGCCATCATATACTATATTTCCGATCACCTTAATAAAAAAACTCAGCGCAGCTTAATGGAACGATCGGCCGATTTGGAAGCCCAACTGGTGGAGTCTATCAATGCCGTAGGCACAGTTAAACGTTTTGGGTTGGAAGATTTCGCCAATATGAAGACAGAAAACAGATTTATTAAATTACTGCAAACCGTATATACGTCTTCTATCAACGCATTATGGATTGGTAATTCGAGCTCTTTCTTTTCCAGCTTGTTCACCATTATTCTTCTATGGGCGGGGTCTAATTTTGTTTTGAACGGACATATTACTCCCGGAGAACTTCTCTCATTCTACGCCCTCATTGGTTACTTCACCGGGCCCGTCAGCAGTTTGATCACCATGAACAGAAATATTCAGGACGCCGTAATCGCTGCTGATCGCCTATTTGAAATAATGGATTTGGAAAGAGAAGAAACTGAAAATAAAGCATCGCTAAGCCCAACGCTTATGGGCGATATTATTTTCAAAGACGTAACCTTTCGTTATGGTACACGCGCACCCATTTTCAGCCACCTTGACCTTTGCATACCTCAAGGTAGAACAACAGCGATCGTTGGCGAAAGCGGATCAGGAAAAACCACCTTACTTTCGCTACTACAAAAGATCTACCCTATTCAAGCGGGAAATATTTTTATTGGTCGGCTAGATATAAAGCATATTAACCCGTCAAGTCTCCGTCAATTTATTAGTGTGGTACCTCAACAAATTGATTTATTTGCAGGCAACGTTATAGATAACATTGCGGTAGGCGATCTATCCCCTGATATAAACCGCATTTTAGAGATTTGTTCGTCCTTAGGGCTTCTATCCTTTGTGGAGAAGCTACCGGCAGGTTTCGACACTTACCTGGGAGAAAACGGAGCTTCACTTTCCGGTGGTCAGCGTCAGCGACTAGCTATTGCCCGCGCGCTTTATCGAAAGCCGGAAATTCTCATTTTAGATGAAGCGACATCGTCTCTTGATACCGCTTCGGAGCGATACATTCAGCAAGCGATCAGCGATATGCGTCAGCAGGGCAAAACGGTAATTCTTATTGCCCATAGATTGAGTACGGTTGTTGGCGCTGATAAAATCATTGTCATGCAGGGCGGCAAGGTTGTAGAAGAAGGAACTCACGAAGAGTTAGTCCAAAAGCAAGCTGTCTATTATAATATGTGGAAACCCCAAACGATTGTTTTACCAGAAACAACGCTAATATAA
- a CDS encoding HlyD family secretion protein → MATEKLIFPSEIIEFTTEHHFYRYNSRSNIIYQAVLCITVLAFISLFFIKVDVSVNGQGLLTAINERNMVKAPISGRIKQVYVKLNQEVQANDILFTIETNQLNEQSSFNTQRRIEISQRLSDLRKLTHLRENSTIGNLSLQSALYRQQYNLYIQQYSDAQLHLENAQGIYERNKKLYDKQVISDAEFEKVHFDYQAALNKKRLIHEQQINQWQTDLNSLNAELMDLTSQHERFEQEKDLYTVKAPINGSLQQFNGILPGNFVTVGETVVEISPDSGLIAIIGITPRDIGLLRPDMPVRLQIDAFNYHEWGMVSGSIVDISKDVDIDENRSAIFQVKCQLQQGSLYLPNGYEGRLKKGMSVQARFQIARRSLFQLLYDKVDNWLNPANSRST, encoded by the coding sequence ATGGCAACTGAGAAACTAATCTTTCCTTCTGAAATAATAGAATTTACTACAGAGCATCATTTCTATAGGTACAACAGCCGTAGTAATATCATCTATCAAGCAGTATTATGCATTACCGTATTGGCTTTTATTTCTCTATTTTTTATTAAAGTCGATGTAAGCGTCAACGGACAGGGTTTATTAACCGCTATCAACGAGCGTAATATGGTAAAAGCCCCTATATCTGGACGAATTAAGCAAGTATATGTTAAATTAAACCAAGAGGTACAAGCTAACGACATATTATTCACTATAGAAACCAACCAGCTTAACGAGCAATCATCGTTCAATACACAAAGAAGAATAGAGATTTCACAACGTCTCAGCGATCTTCGCAAATTAACACACCTCCGAGAAAACAGCACTATAGGTAATTTGTCGTTACAATCTGCTCTTTATCGCCAACAATATAATCTATATATACAACAATACTCAGATGCGCAACTGCATTTGGAGAACGCACAGGGTATTTACGAAAGAAACAAAAAGCTATACGATAAGCAAGTTATCTCTGATGCTGAATTCGAGAAAGTTCATTTCGATTATCAAGCAGCGCTAAACAAAAAGAGATTAATACACGAGCAACAGATCAACCAGTGGCAAACAGATCTAAATAGTTTGAACGCGGAGCTAATGGATCTCACATCGCAACATGAGCGATTTGAACAAGAAAAAGATCTATACACGGTTAAAGCACCTATCAACGGTTCGCTACAACAATTTAACGGTATACTACCAGGCAATTTCGTTACCGTGGGTGAGACCGTAGTTGAAATTTCTCCAGATTCAGGGCTTATTGCCATCATTGGTATTACTCCTAGAGATATTGGCTTGCTTAGGCCAGACATGCCCGTTCGTCTACAGATAGACGCTTTTAATTATCACGAGTGGGGCATGGTAAGCGGTAGCATTGTCGACATCTCCAAAGACGTTGACATCGATGAAAATCGCTCAGCCATATTTCAGGTAAAATGCCAATTACAACAAGGCTCTCTTTACCTTCCAAACGGTTACGAAGGTAGATTAAAGAAGGGCATGAGTGTACAAGCACGCTTTCAAATCGCTAGGCGTAGCCTTTTCCAGCTATTGTACGATAAGGTTGACAATTGGTTAAATCCTGCAAATAGTCGTAGCACCTAG
- a CDS encoding GH92 family glycosyl hydrolase gives MRRLMLVLTGAIMAFFGTSFGQQAIIQPEPAETEDLVHYVNTLQGTNSKHELTRGNTYPTTALPFAMHTWTPQTGENGDGWKYQYFKKTLRGFQQAHQCSSWSNDYAVFSFFPTIDSLQVDENARATGFTHEKEVAKPHYYSVTMDNNIQVEMSPSERGAHLRFSYPQEHEAFLVLDGYTGISMVKIFPDERKIIGYVNNGRGFKEGFKSFFVAVFDQPFKAYGAWENRDNNIYPNKLEDEGEGKGAYLTFEKGATVQVKVASSYISMEQAELNLTQELMQDKALEDTKNRAGDVWNKHLSRIKVEGGSEADKATFYSCFFRASLFARRYYEYDKDGNAYYFSPYDGRVYSGYMFTDTGLWDTFRAQFPLNALLYPTMHGRYMQALLAAYEQCGWLPSWSFPSEAGSMIGNHAISLLADAWAKGIRTFDPEKALEAYLHEATNKGPWGPANGRDGWKEYYQLGYVPYPGIREATAKTLEYAYDDFCGYQLALMADKPFYADIFKRQMYNYKNVFDHKTGFMRGRDRLGKWNPDFDPMEWGGAFTEGNAWHWLWSVFHDTKGLTELLGGDENFITKLDAVFTEPNRVNVGTYGGMIHEMTEMVMADMGQYAHGNQPIQHMVYLYNYAGAPWKAQYHARNIMDRLYNSTENGYPGDEDQGQTSSWYVLSAMGFYSVCPGTDEYVIGSPLFEKVTITMEDGKTFVIHAKNNDKDNVYIQEANLNGETYTKNYLTYKDLINGGRLELLMGREPSRTRGMAEEDKPFSLTDRTR, from the coding sequence ATGAGACGACTTATGCTAGTCTTAACGGGTGCTATTATGGCCTTTTTCGGCACCTCTTTTGGTCAACAAGCAATCATCCAACCTGAACCCGCTGAAACAGAAGACCTTGTTCATTATGTAAATACGCTTCAAGGAACGAATTCCAAACATGAACTTACAAGAGGCAATACCTATCCAACCACGGCTTTACCTTTTGCAATGCATACCTGGACGCCACAAACCGGTGAAAATGGAGACGGCTGGAAATATCAGTATTTTAAAAAAACATTGCGGGGGTTTCAACAAGCACACCAATGCAGTTCGTGGTCTAATGACTATGCGGTATTTTCTTTCTTTCCTACTATCGACAGCCTTCAAGTGGACGAGAATGCGCGAGCAACAGGTTTTACACATGAAAAAGAAGTTGCTAAGCCGCATTACTATAGTGTAACTATGGATAATAATATACAGGTGGAGATGTCTCCAAGCGAAAGAGGGGCGCATCTACGTTTTTCTTACCCACAGGAACACGAGGCATTTTTAGTATTGGATGGCTATACGGGAATAAGCATGGTTAAAATTTTTCCTGATGAACGGAAAATTATTGGATATGTGAATAATGGCAGAGGTTTTAAGGAGGGGTTTAAAAGTTTTTTTGTTGCAGTTTTCGACCAACCATTTAAAGCTTATGGCGCTTGGGAAAATAGAGATAATAATATATATCCAAACAAATTGGAAGATGAAGGCGAAGGAAAAGGCGCATACCTGACATTTGAAAAAGGAGCAACGGTTCAGGTAAAGGTAGCATCTTCTTATATTAGTATGGAACAGGCAGAGCTAAACTTAACGCAGGAACTGATGCAGGATAAAGCGTTGGAGGATACGAAAAATCGTGCGGGTGATGTTTGGAATAAACACCTATCTCGTATAAAGGTGGAGGGGGGAAGTGAGGCTGATAAAGCAACTTTTTATAGCTGTTTCTTCAGGGCGAGTTTGTTTGCGCGGCGATACTATGAATATGATAAGGACGGAAACGCTTATTATTTCAGCCCATATGATGGTAGGGTTTATTCGGGTTACATGTTTACTGATACAGGACTCTGGGATACGTTTAGGGCACAGTTCCCGCTGAATGCATTGTTGTATCCGACGATGCATGGACGTTATATGCAAGCATTACTGGCTGCCTATGAACAGTGTGGATGGCTACCCTCTTGGTCTTTCCCCAGTGAAGCTGGGAGTATGATTGGGAACCATGCTATATCATTACTTGCTGATGCGTGGGCAAAAGGTATCCGCACTTTCGACCCGGAAAAAGCTTTAGAAGCTTATCTGCATGAGGCAACGAATAAAGGACCTTGGGGGCCGGCAAATGGCCGAGATGGATGGAAGGAATATTACCAACTTGGATACGTACCTTATCCCGGTATTCGTGAAGCAACTGCAAAAACGTTGGAATACGCTTACGATGATTTTTGTGGATACCAGTTGGCGCTCATGGCTGACAAACCTTTTTATGCGGATATTTTTAAACGACAGATGTACAACTATAAAAACGTGTTCGACCACAAGACGGGTTTTATGAGGGGGAGAGACAGGCTTGGGAAATGGAATCCAGATTTCGATCCAATGGAATGGGGAGGAGCGTTCACGGAAGGGAATGCATGGCATTGGCTGTGGTCGGTTTTTCATGACACAAAAGGGCTTACGGAGTTGCTTGGTGGCGACGAGAACTTTATAACAAAATTAGATGCCGTTTTTACCGAACCCAATAGGGTAAATGTAGGGACGTATGGAGGAATGATTCATGAGATGACAGAAATGGTAATGGCCGATATGGGGCAATATGCACATGGAAATCAACCAATACAACATATGGTATATCTGTACAATTATGCTGGTGCTCCCTGGAAAGCTCAGTATCATGCCAGAAATATTATGGATAGGTTATACAATAGCACTGAGAACGGTTATCCAGGAGATGAAGATCAGGGCCAAACCTCTTCTTGGTACGTGTTAAGCGCGATGGGGTTTTATAGCGTTTGCCCGGGTACCGATGAGTATGTGATAGGAAGCCCGCTGTTCGAAAAAGTTACCATAACGATGGAGGACGGAAAGACGTTTGTGATACATGCAAAGAATAATGATAAAGATAATGTATATATTCAGGAAGCTAATTTAAACGGTGAGACATATACTAAGAACTACCTTACTTATAAAGATCTCATTAATGGCGGCCGGCTGGAATTGCTTATGGGAAGAGAGCCTTCTCGAACACGTGGTATGGCAGAGGAAGATAAACCATTTTCGCTTACCGATAGAACCAGGTAA
- a CDS encoding SUMF1/EgtB/PvdO family nonheme iron enzyme: protein MLNALLGIGLNQTKRRDKIKNKSITVLNVLGVVLLLGACQSNRLYDAPKVSAFRGRNLPAPPGMVYVPSGTIFYKSSQDSSDVGKNVSLSAFFIDQTEVTNKQYRTFVNWVADSIAVTDYLNDDQYFINQQGDDLSSNVDRPINWDRVKKVSPLWKNEDPTIQERLQPMISYEGDKKTLNREVVKYRFSYLKADGVNNDQYVTDTVAVMPIEDIWSKDFPNAQLTSMDANYFYHESFDYNPVVGVSWKQARAYTDWRGKEIMAKLQKNSYLKGFQLTFSLPTEAQWQYAAEGKLDPRDTVNRSMLTIDDRKSRKKKLAVNFKQGEGTYSRDGATFTVPVKSYAPNAFGIYNMAGNVSEWTLDAYSPSAIAFVNDLNPVLLYDADDGANYALKRKVVKGGSWKDNGGVLDSDARNYEEQDAAHSYIGFRCVMSAFEVPTEHLKTRKYKSE from the coding sequence ATGTTAAATGCCTTGTTAGGAATTGGTCTGAACCAAACAAAAAGAAGAGATAAGATAAAAAATAAAAGCATAACAGTGCTTAATGTATTAGGTGTTGTTCTTTTATTAGGTGCATGTCAATCGAATCGTTTATACGATGCTCCGAAAGTTTCTGCTTTTAGAGGACGAAACTTGCCAGCTCCCCCGGGAATGGTTTATGTGCCTTCTGGAACAATTTTTTATAAAAGTTCCCAAGATAGTAGTGATGTGGGCAAAAATGTGAGTCTCAGTGCTTTCTTTATTGATCAAACAGAAGTGACAAATAAGCAGTACCGAACATTTGTTAATTGGGTGGCGGATTCTATTGCAGTAACTGATTATTTGAATGACGATCAGTATTTTATTAATCAACAAGGAGACGATCTGTCTAGTAATGTAGACAGGCCGATTAACTGGGATCGTGTTAAGAAAGTATCACCTTTGTGGAAGAACGAAGACCCTACAATTCAAGAGAGATTGCAGCCGATGATTTCCTATGAGGGAGACAAAAAAACGCTTAATAGGGAAGTAGTTAAATATCGCTTCTCTTACTTAAAAGCTGATGGCGTAAATAATGATCAATATGTTACAGACACCGTAGCGGTAATGCCAATAGAAGATATCTGGTCTAAGGATTTTCCGAATGCCCAGTTAACGTCTATGGATGCCAATTATTTTTATCATGAATCTTTTGATTATAATCCTGTTGTGGGGGTAAGTTGGAAGCAGGCGCGCGCGTATACAGATTGGCGTGGCAAGGAAATTATGGCGAAATTGCAAAAGAATTCTTACTTAAAAGGGTTTCAATTAACTTTTAGTTTGCCAACCGAGGCGCAATGGCAATACGCCGCTGAAGGGAAATTAGATCCCAGAGATACCGTAAATCGGTCAATGTTAACTATTGATGACAGAAAATCGCGCAAAAAGAAATTGGCGGTGAACTTTAAACAAGGAGAAGGTACGTATTCTAGGGACGGTGCTACTTTTACGGTACCGGTTAAATCATATGCTCCGAATGCTTTTGGTATTTATAATATGGCGGGAAATGTTTCGGAATGGACTTTAGATGCCTATAGTCCATCTGCAATAGCATTTGTGAACGACTTGAATCCGGTGCTATTATATGATGCAGACGACGGTGCCAATTACGCGTTAAAACGTAAAGTAGTGAAAGGGGGATCTTGGAAAGATAATGGCGGTGTGTTAGATAGCGATGCGAGAAATTATGAGGAGCAAGATGCCGCGCATTCTTATATAGGTTTTCGCTGCGTAATGTCGGCTTTTGAAGTCCCTACGGAACATTTGAAAACTCGTAAGTATAAATCAGAATAA
- the gldN gene encoding gliding motility protein GldN → MKKFVICCFTVLSFIAVNAQEIEEMFPDTGATSHQVIADDLVADTAGGEILQDTIPETDGYYQLDNLKDAVPFAYPKVNPKNIRFYKRIWRDVDLKEEENYIFATPGASLIEAIMAGIKAGKLTPYNPEDDGFKTRLTAKEGEARFTDSVLVPIFDDEGNQIDAQMALNEFNPEKVTKFRIKEDMFFDKQRGKLETRIIGVAPLMEINSSEELAESVGATPAFWLYFPQLRYTLVQIDVSDPDRELYDMSMDDLFVQRKFTSRIVRESSPGGVGQYANAEEEQELDGKEVEDKINQYQERLWRNPKGVKSEELVRPEDQFKKKERTDKTTTVIASEKENNDQTEVQQ, encoded by the coding sequence ATGAAAAAGTTTGTAATATGCTGTTTTACGGTTTTATCTTTTATAGCTGTAAACGCGCAAGAAATAGAAGAAATGTTTCCTGATACCGGAGCTACTTCGCATCAGGTAATAGCGGATGATTTGGTGGCTGACACAGCTGGAGGAGAGATTCTACAGGATACGATTCCGGAAACGGATGGATACTACCAACTCGATAACCTTAAGGATGCGGTGCCTTTTGCCTATCCAAAAGTTAATCCTAAAAATATTCGTTTTTATAAACGGATATGGCGAGATGTCGATCTAAAAGAGGAGGAGAATTATATTTTTGCTACGCCCGGGGCATCCTTGATTGAAGCGATCATGGCAGGTATTAAGGCTGGTAAATTAACACCTTATAACCCAGAAGATGACGGTTTTAAAACAAGATTGACAGCAAAAGAAGGCGAAGCAAGATTTACTGATAGTGTATTGGTTCCGATCTTTGATGATGAAGGGAATCAAATTGATGCACAGATGGCACTAAATGAATTTAACCCTGAAAAGGTAACCAAGTTCCGTATCAAAGAAGACATGTTTTTTGATAAACAAAGAGGTAAATTAGAGACGCGAATTATTGGTGTTGCGCCACTTATGGAAATTAATTCTTCCGAAGAGCTCGCTGAATCTGTTGGTGCTACGCCGGCATTTTGGCTTTATTTCCCACAATTGCGTTATACATTGGTGCAGATCGATGTTTCAGATCCCGACCGTGAGTTATATGACATGAGTATGGATGATTTATTTGTGCAGCGTAAATTTACCAGTAGAATTGTTCGCGAATCTTCTCCTGGAGGTGTTGGACAATATGCAAATGCTGAGGAGGAGCAAGAGCTCGATGGAAAAGAAGTGGAAGATAAAATAAATCAGTATCAGGAGCGCCTTTGGAGAAATCCTAAAGGAGTTAAATCGGAAGAGTTGGTAAGACCTGAGGATCAGTTCAAAAAGAAGGAAAGGACAGATAAAACGACTACTGTTATCGCTTCGGAAAAAGAAAATAACGATCAAACGGAAGTACAGCAATGA
- the gldL gene encoding gliding motility protein GldL, translating into MKKKDNSNWLHVAISWGASVVILGALFKILHIGGAMANYMIGIGLGVEAFLFFLMGFNPPPKDPAWERVYPELAENYDGELPKSSPRAVVNTPTTSTTAALDKMFADAQVGPETIESLGRGLRSFNEKVTAINNISDASFAANEFTEKLRQASSKFDHLSLAFEKASENLVAMSASNGDTEGYHKQVQQLTQNLGALNEMYERELRDSSAHLQSMNSFYEHLSSTMQNFNESLDDSKSFKDEVNKLAKNLAALNAVYGNMLSAMNQPRI; encoded by the coding sequence ATGAAGAAGAAAGATAATTCGAATTGGTTGCATGTGGCTATCTCCTGGGGAGCTAGTGTAGTTATTTTAGGGGCTTTGTTTAAAATTTTACATATTGGTGGAGCAATGGCTAACTATATGATCGGTATAGGACTAGGTGTGGAAGCTTTTCTGTTTTTTTTAATGGGATTTAATCCCCCGCCGAAAGACCCAGCTTGGGAGAGGGTGTACCCCGAGCTCGCAGAAAATTACGATGGCGAATTACCCAAAAGTTCTCCGAGAGCTGTGGTAAATACTCCTACGACTTCTACTACAGCAGCTTTGGATAAAATGTTTGCCGATGCTCAAGTTGGACCTGAAACGATTGAGAGTTTGGGAAGAGGCTTACGCTCTTTCAATGAAAAGGTAACTGCAATCAATAATATTTCGGATGCTTCATTTGCCGCTAATGAGTTTACTGAAAAATTACGCCAAGCTTCTTCAAAATTTGATCATCTAAGTTTGGCTTTTGAAAAGGCATCGGAAAATCTTGTAGCGATGTCTGCCAGTAATGGGGATACCGAAGGTTATCATAAGCAAGTGCAGCAACTTACGCAAAACTTAGGTGCTCTTAATGAGATGTATGAGCGCGAGCTGCGTGATTCAAGTGCACATTTACAATCGATGAACAGCTTCTATGAGCATTTGAGCTCTACCATGCAAAACTTTAACGAATCTTTAGATGATTCTAAGTCGTTTAAAGATGAAGTTAATAAACTGGCGAAGAACCTAGCTGCTCTCAATGCTGTTTATGGAAATATGTTAAGCGCGATGAATCAGCCGCGCATTTAG